The Gemmatimonas phototrophica region GGGCTTCCGTGCGGTCCCGTTGAATCGTCCACACCGTAAAGACGGCCGCCGGGATATACGCGGCGACCACCAGCAGCAGCAAACGGGTGCGAAGACTGGACAGCGACAGGCGCACGACGTGTGAGAACGGACTGCGGGACTTCGAGACTCCACGAGGACGGCTTCGTCTGGCGTGGAGGGACAACATGTTGTGGTAACCTGCCAAGTCCGACGCTGAAGCGCCATGTTTTGTCACACAAATCCGTGCGAAATCATGCCGGATGTCTCATGCAAGGTGATACGTCGCGTTACGTTGCAGGGATGACCTCCTGGCTCTCTCGGTTGTTGGGTGCCGACACGCCGGATACCGGCACGCGCGATACCGGTACGCGGCGCATGGTGCGTGGCATTCCGGTGGAGTTGCGCAATTCACGGGCGGATATAGCTGATACTGAGGTACTGGTCCGTCTGGACGAGGCGCTGGCGTTGATTGCGCAATACCAGCCCATTCGCTTCCGGCACTTGCAGCGCGATGTTCGAGCCATTCGCGTGGAACGATTCCCCACCCGCGGGGCCTTTCTGCCGGCGGAGCGTGTGGTGCTCACCGAACTTACCTTTCTGGCCCGGCGGGATATTTCCGCGGCCCCGGTAGCGTCGAGCATTCTGCACGAGGGCGTGCATGCGCGTGTGCACGGGTTCCGGGCGCGTGTCATGGGCGGTTTCCCGGCGGGAGCCGACATGGCTCGGGAGGAGCGGTTATGCCGACGGGCCGAATTGACCTTTGGTCGTGTGCTCCCTGTCGATCTGGGGGTGCCGGTCATTGTACGGGCAGAGCAGTCGCTCGGATTGAGCGATCAGGAGGTGGCCCCCGTGGTGGATTGGGGGTTGGCGCGCGAGCGGCAGGACGCGGCTGACCGGGATGGCACGAGCGGTTCGCGGTCGTAGGTGATCCGGGATATGACTTCTCCTTCGGCCTCACGGCGTGAGTTTCTGCTGACCGCGACCGGTTGCGTGGCGCATGTGTTGCTGAATGCCGCCTGTGCGCCGCGCCACACGCGGGCCCGCTGGACGATGCCACTCAATCCTACGGTCACCACGATGCCGTTTGCGCGGCTGGATGCGGTGGCAACCAATGCATGGGCAGTGGTCTCTACGCCGCTTGGGGGCGATCGTACGACGTTCGCCAACGGCGGGATCATTGCCGGCCGTACGGGCGTCGTGGTGATTGAAGGGTTCTATCGCGAGGCCGGCGCCCAGTGGCTGGCGCAGCAGGCTCGCGCGCTCACCGGACGCTGGCCCACGCATGTGGTGGTGTCGCACTACCACGTGGATCATGCCTCTGGTGTGGGTGGCTATGCGCTCGACGGCGCGCGTCCGCAGTTACACGTGACGGAGGAAACGCGGGCCGCCGCGTTGGGGGGCACACCGGTGGCCCCGGCGCGCAGTGAGGCGTTATCGCGCGCGTTTGCGGATGTGGTCCTGACCCGAACGACCGGCGAAACGCGACTGGATTTGGGTGATCGTACGGTGACGCTGGAGCCGGTGCGTGGACATACCGCGAGTGATCTGGTGGTACACGAACACGACGCGGCGCTCACCTATAGCGGTGATCTGGTGTGGAACGGGATGTTTCCGAACTACGTGGATGCGAGGCCCAGGGCGCTGCACGCCAACGTGAACAGGCTGGTGGCGCTGGTGTCGAAGCGCCACCTGCTGGTGCCTGGGCACGGTGCTGTGGCCGACCTCGCGGCCATGACCCGCTATCGGGGGCTGCTGGACAGTCTGGAGCAGGCGGCCCGTACCGGATTTGCGGCGGGTCGGTCACCCCAGGAGACAGCGGCGGCTTACGTGGTACCACTGTCGCTTGGTGATTGGATGGCGAGCAAGACGAGCATTGAACGCGCCATGGGGGCGTGGTGGCGTGAACTTGGTACGCCGTGACTTTGATTGGAGACGGTGATGTTTGAACCCCTCGTACACGAGCGTTTGTCGCCTGAGGAGTCGGCGCAGCGGGGCGCGGCCTTTGCGGTGCACATGCAGCGTCGGCGCACCACGCGACATTTTTCGTCGGATCCGGTACCGCAGGAATGGATTGCGCAGGCCATTCGCGCCGCCGGGAGTGCGCCGAGTGGGGCGCATCAGCAACCGTGGACGTTTGTGGCGGTGAGTGATGCGGCGCTCAAGCAGCGGATGCGGGACGCGGCGGAGGCGGAGGAACGCCGGTTTTATGCCGAGGTGATTACCGACGAGTGGCGTGCCGCGCTGGAACCGCTGGGCACGGATTCGGTAAAGACGCATCTCACAGATGCCCCGTGGGTGGTGGTGCTCTTCCGGCAGTCGTTCGGATTTCACGCCGATGGACGCAAGCGCACGCATTACTACACGCAGGAGTCGTGTGGCATTGCGGCCGGGATGTTCATTACGGCTATCCATACCATGGGGCTGGTCACCCTGACCCACACGCCTTCGCCCATGGGGTTTTTGGGCGAACTCCTGGAGCGGCCGGCCAACGAGAAGGCCTTTCTGGTCCTGCCGGTGGGCTACCCGCAGGCGGGAGCGCAGGTGCCAGCACTGACGCGCAAATCAGACGCCGATACGGTGGTGTGGCGGTAGCCGCCACCCACCGGTTGGTAGATCAGTTGGCGAGCGCGACCAGGCGCTGCAGCGTGGCGATGTCTTCGGTCTTGGTG contains the following coding sequences:
- a CDS encoding MBL fold metallo-hydrolase, with product MTSPSASRREFLLTATGCVAHVLLNAACAPRHTRARWTMPLNPTVTTMPFARLDAVATNAWAVVSTPLGGDRTTFANGGIIAGRTGVVVIEGFYREAGAQWLAQQARALTGRWPTHVVVSHYHVDHASGVGGYALDGARPQLHVTEETRAAALGGTPVAPARSEALSRAFADVVLTRTTGETRLDLGDRTVTLEPVRGHTASDLVVHEHDAALTYSGDLVWNGMFPNYVDARPRALHANVNRLVALVSKRHLLVPGHGAVADLAAMTRYRGLLDSLEQAARTGFAAGRSPQETAAAYVVPLSLGDWMASKTSIERAMGAWWRELGTP
- a CDS encoding nitroreductase family protein, with the translated sequence MFEPLVHERLSPEESAQRGAAFAVHMQRRRTTRHFSSDPVPQEWIAQAIRAAGSAPSGAHQQPWTFVAVSDAALKQRMRDAAEAEERRFYAEVITDEWRAALEPLGTDSVKTHLTDAPWVVVLFRQSFGFHADGRKRTHYYTQESCGIAAGMFITAIHTMGLVTLTHTPSPMGFLGELLERPANEKAFLVLPVGYPQAGAQVPALTRKSDADTVVWR